One stretch of Castor canadensis chromosome 14, mCasCan1.hap1v2, whole genome shotgun sequence DNA includes these proteins:
- the LOC141416518 gene encoding LOW QUALITY PROTEIN: uncharacterized protein (The sequence of the model RefSeq protein was modified relative to this genomic sequence to represent the inferred CDS: inserted 3 bases in 3 codons; deleted 3 bases in 2 codons; substituted 4 bases at 4 genomic stop codons), with the protein MWQTLVEDPPSWGQPFTHEASTDRPTILVVLGNAPTPVNSPKKPILQEELTSHPTRGSCPPEPPHSSASLSAPPPRSPDQQGDSGPIGSEKKFQRRSPLPLPLPPHILPVRALGSAGPDGGCVYQYWPFSSSDLYNWKVQNPPFSEDPRGLTHLFESILHTHSPTWDDCQQLLKTLFTTEERERILTEARKNVPCDNGIPTTLPNLIDDRFPLNRPDWDCGNAEGRERLWVYRQTLMAGLRAAAHRPTNLAKVKTVVQGENESLATFLEHLYDAYRQYTPLDPLVEVNQSAVIMSFINQAALDIRKKLYKQEGLGEMTIQDLMKVAEKVFNTRETPEEXEDRIRKENHELQERIQREDREHQSKENKKQQKEMAKILLAGVQGLAGPGSRRTAPPIPEXDQPWLGQGQCAYCKEYGHWKRECPKLQGRLRPNSRPSNDTRVLLTELDNDXRGWDLEPLPETWVTIYVEGKPVRCMVDTGAQYSVLNKPTGPLSQKISLVQGATGSKAYQWTSKHQVDLGRHQVTHSFLVIPECPAPLLGHDLLTKVRAHIHFEPDEIKVMDGRGQPLQVLTVSLEDEHRLFSLRDPPPKPIKWSPKMTYWSQTFPQAWAETTGVGLAKHQAPVIAEIKASAQPTXVHQYPXSSKARRGIAPHINHLLEAGILWPCHSAWNTPLLPIKKPGGKDYRAVQDLREVNKRVKDIHPTVPNRYTLLSHLPPSHVWYTTLDLKDAFFSIALAPNSQHIFAFKWHDENTGTPGQLTWTRLPQGFKNSPTLFNEALNQDLDSYCRSHSSITLLQYVDDLLLAAASEAECWQATGDLLQELGKLGYWASAKKAQICRQTVTYLGYELKXETRWSTNAMKKTILRLPVPTSAREVREFLGMVGYCRVWILGYAELAKPLYEATKDKAPWAWGPDQQKAFEELKTTLLRAPDLALPDPLKPFTLFVDERRGIAKGVLMQRLGPWKCPVAYLSKRLDPVAAGWPPCLRIIAAVALMVKDADKXQHLKVVTPHAVDRVLKHPPGRWMTNAQLTHYQGLLLCSRILFSEPVSLNPATLLPNLDLEAPLHDCQEIIAEITQVHPDLQNLALPNSKLVWYTDVSSFVSDGVHKAGAAVVDQGGNIIWSAPLPPGTSAQKAELILLAEALEQAEGKRVTVYTDSRHLPCTCAIYWERGFITVEGKELHNLPEIQRLLIVVQKPQAVVVVHVPGHQSSQTPEAMGNWQADEAAQNAALASTTLALTLPVPELPRLPPRPKYTPEDRQWIQDHRCPESNQQGWYHDDEGRLILPEKLGLVLLSNLHRANHLGKKKLLSLLESARLRLKALQEIQQEIWPLVRSLYKTKVASNPEHGIIPGDWNPNPHQPYHLTWVAIDTSTGEILTQTSKVTPPNVWFPDLTFDLTKLVACAGILKNNFYVCPGHLKEKGKADTRWISGLIWGIRHYDPMRFGAQDQGALFTIQLTQQPAPTWAIGPNKVLKPPYVELPPRPRTTLVPSRPHTNASITTPGLLGTGTSLGRPSPTTGSTDPL; encoded by the exons atgtggcagactttagtagaggaCCCCCCTTCCTGGGGGCAGCCATTTACCCATGAGGCATCTACAGACCGGCCCACGATACTGGTCGTGTTGGGGAATGCCCCCACtcctgttaattcccctaagaagcctattctgcaggaagaactgACTTCCCATCCAACCAGAGGCAGCTGCCCCCCCGAACCTCCCCATTCATCAGCCTCCCTATCTGCACCCCCGCCCCGGTCTCCAGACCAgcaaggggactcaggccccatagGCAGCGAGAAGAAattccagaggaggagccctcttCCACTTCCACTTCCCCCCCACATCCTCCCGGTGCGGGCTCTGGGCAGTGCTGGTCCCGACGGGGGATGCGTCTATCAGTATTGGcccttttcaagtagtgacctgtacaactggaaagtccagaatcctcctttttctgaggatcctAGAGGCCTGACCCATCTGTTTGAGTCCATTTTACATACTCACAGTcctacatgggatgactgtcagcagctccttaagactctattcaccaccgaggaacgggagcggattctcactgaagccagaaagaatgttcCCTGCGACAACGGAATACCGactaccctgccaaacctgattgatgaccgTTTTCCCTTAAACAGACCTGATTGGGACTGTGGgaatgcagaaggtagggagcgtctctgggtctaccgccagactcttatggcaggacTCCGGGCGGCAGCTCACCGCCCTACCAATCTGGCTAAGGTAAAGACGGTAGTGCAGGGGGAGAATGAAAGCCTGGCCACATTCCTTGAGCACCTttacgatgcatacagacagtatacccccctagatcCACTAgtggaggtgaatcagtcagccgtgataatgtccttcataaatcaggctgccctcgatattaggaagaaactatataagcaggaaggacttggggaaatgactatccaggatctgatgaaagtagctgaaaaagtttttaacacccgagaaaccccGGAAGagtgagaggatagaatcaggaaagaaaatcatgaactacaagaaaggattcagagggaggacagagaacaccagagtaaggaaaacaagaaacagcagaaggaaatggcTAAAATATTGCTAGCAGGGGTCCAAGGTTTGGCCGGACCGGGCTCTAGACGGACTGCCCCCCCCATCCCTG GAGATCAGCCCTGGTTaggccagggacagtgtgcctattgtaaggaatatggacactggaagagagaatgtcccaaGCTCCAGGGTCGCTTGAGGCCAAACAGCAGGCCCAGCAATGACACCCGGGTCCTGTTAACTGAATTGGACAATGACTAGAGGGGATGGGACTTGGAACCCCTCCCTGAgacttgggtaaccatatatgtggaggggaagcctgtgagatgcatggtggacacaggggctcaATATTCAGTTCTAAATAAACCTACTGGGccactgtctcagaaaattagtctcgtgcaaggagccactggatccaaggcatatcaatggactagcaagcatcaggtggatttgggccgccatcaggtgacccattcctttttggtcattcctgaatgccctgccccccttctgggacatgatctgctaactaaggtgagggctcacattcactttgagccagaTGAAATCAAAGTGATGGATGGacgaggacagcccctccaagtcttgactgtgtctctcgaggatgaacatcgcttgttctccttgcggGACCCTCCCCCAAAACCTATTAAGTGGTCCCCTAAAATGACTTATTGGAGTCAAACcttcccccaggcttgggcagaaacaacaggtgtggggctggcaaAACATCAAGCACCAGTAATAGCAGAAATCAAGGCTTCAGCTCAGCCCACCTGAGTCCATCAGTATC TGTCTTCCAAGGCacggagggggattgcccctcacattaaccatctcctggaggccggaatattatggccctgccattctgcttggaacactccactcctccccattaagaaa cccgggggaaaagactatagggcagtccaagatttaagggaagtaaataaGAGGGtcaaggacatccaccccacagtccccaaccgctataccttgctgagccatttgcccccttcccatgtttggtataccactttggacttgaaagatgctttttttagcatagccctggcacccaacagtcaacacatttttgccttcaaatggcatgatgaaaatacaggaacccccggacagttaacatggactagactcccacagggtttcaaaaactcccctactctgttcaatgaggctcttaatcaggatctggactcatattgccggagccacagttccatcacacttttgcagtatgtagatgacttgcttctggcagctgcatctgaagctgaatgctggcaagccactggagacctccttcAGGAGCTTGGGAAATTGGGCTattgggccagtgcaaagaaggcccaaatttgtagacaaacagtcacctacctggggtatgaactaaaataGGAAACCAGATGGTCAACAAATGCTATGAaaaaaactattctcagactccccgtccccacctcAGCTCGAGAAGTTCGTGAGTTCCTGGGGATGGTGGGCTACTGCCGggtgtggatattggggtatgctgaactggcaaaacccttatacgaggcaactaaAGATAAGGCCccatgggcctgggggccagatcaacagaaggcctttgaggagctcaagaccaccCTCCTGAGAGCTCCAGAcctggcgctgccagaccctctaaagcccttcactctctttgtagatgaaagaagggggatagcgaaaggggtactaatgcagcgcctagggccctggaagtgtccagttgcttatctatccaaaaggttggacccagttgcagcaggctggcccccatgcctgcggatcatagcggcagttgccctaatggtaaaggacgcagata ctcaacatctgaaggtggtaaccccccatgcagtagacaGGGTcttaaagcaccctccaggtagatggatgaccaatgcccaactgactcattaccaagggcttttgctg tGCTCCCGCATCCTCTTCTCTGAACCAGTCTCTCTGAACCCGGCCACCTTACTGCCAAATCTGGACCTGGAAGCCCCCCTACATGACTGTCaagagatcatagctgaaatcacccaagtgcaccCTGATCTCCAGAACCTAGCCCTACCCAACAGcaagctggtatggtatacagatgtgAGTAGCTTTGTCTCGGATGGGGTGCATAAGGCGGGGGcagcggtggtggaccaaggtgggaacataatttggagtgccccgttgcccccagggacctcagcccagaaggccgaactgatcctgctggcagaggcactcgagcaggctgagggaaaacgagtgactgtATATACCGACAGCCGCCATCTACCATGCACATGCGCCATCTactgggaaaggggtttcattacagtggaaggaaaggagctacatAACCTCCCAGAGATCCAGAGATTACTGATCGTGGTGCAGAAGCCTCAGGCTGTGGTGGTAGTACACGTTCCTGGTCACCagtcttcccagactccagaagctatGGGGAACTGGCAAGCGGACGAAGCGgcccaaaatgctgctttggcctccacgaccctagcgcTGACTTTACCTGTGCCCGAGCTTCCGCGCTTGCCACCACGACCCAAGTACACCCCAGAAGACagacagtggatccaagatcaccgatGCCCAGAGTCCaaccagcaaggctggtatcatgATGACGAAGGGcgactgatccttcctgaaaagttaggactggtTCTCCTCTCCAACctacatcgagccaaccatttaggcaagaagaaactactcagCCTCCTCGAGTCGGCCCGCCTCCG CTTAAAGGCCCTACAGGAGATCCAACAAGAGATCTGGCCCTTAGTGCGCTCCTTGTATAAGACCAAAGTTGCATCAAACCCAGAACATGGCAtcatcccaggggattgg AACCCTAATCCCCACCAACCCTACCACCTCACCTGGGTGGCCATAGATACATCCACAGGGGAGATTCTCactcagacctccaaggtgacccctcccaacgTCTGGTTCCCTGATTTAACTTTTGAtctgacaaaactggtggcctgTGCGGGGATTCTGAAGAATAACTTTTACGTCTGTCCAGGACAcctaaaag aaaaaggtaAAGCTGACACTCGATGGATATCAGGCCTCATCTGGGGAATTCGCCACTATGACCCGATGAGGTTCGGGGCCCAAGACCAGGGAGCCCTATTTACCATCCAGCTCACACAGCAACCCGCCCCTACTTGGGCGATAGGCCCCAATAAAGTACTTAAGCCGCCCTATGTGGAGCTGCCTCCCCGACCCCGCACAACCCTGGTCCCTTCCCGACCTCACACAAATGCTAGTATTACAACTCCAGGACTGCTAGGAACTGGCACTTCCCTGGGAAGGCCCAGCCCCACGACTGGGTCTACAGACCCCCTTTGA